A DNA window from Caretta caretta isolate rCarCar2 chromosome 7, rCarCar1.hap1, whole genome shotgun sequence contains the following coding sequences:
- the TYSND1 gene encoding peroxisomal leader peptide-processing protease: MLPLSGERACCIVSASSARGNSVGTPAQGSWSCSGVLLSQSPGIVLCHGAIFSPFLLEEVIAAEQGSWSHCSVLLANSFSPDIQIQVLWPAESRSKGTGKGKGVLVKDLRACSPALGFNPLANQQGSPDTLRQHEAKLLMMVPCPEFQETFSRVFSRAEQWHFCRSEDEQEHGALLDDLRYLHWFALLEIPDFNSPGIAQVSCVLAESLRKGDTLFACGSPFGSFCPDIFINTLSRGIVSNLAGEGNVLILTDARCLPGTEGGGVFVFSEDGFNLVGIIVAPLCWKANEWIGLTLVCSICHILENVKSILVGSGSSMKTWWPHVQLVTKPVGKMAVCPGPAQHLLSAVVLVECGQVWGSGVLISSRLVLTCRHVVNEAAGVCVRVQHSPEKVCVLKGKAVFTTNDDSPYDLAVVELEESLLCFAKPVLATKFGAGEEVSVVGFGVFGQSCGPSVTSGILSAVITVDDKPVMLQTTCAIHGGSSGGALFSTNSGKLLGIVASNTKDNSVGATYPHLNYSVPITVLQPAVLEYSHTGDLHGFQELNRANDKIRLVWRLQRKTAEVPHSKL, from the exons ATGCTGCCGCTGTCTGGGGAGAGGGCTTGCTGTATCGTTAGTGCTTCCAGTGCACGTGGGAATTCCGTGGGGaccccagcccagggatcctggaGCTGCAGTGGGGTCCTCTTGAGCCAGAGTCCAGGGATTGTGCTCTGCCATGGAGctattttctctcctttcctcttgGAGGAGGTGatagcagcagagcagggcagctggtcCCACTGCAGCGTCCTGCTGGCGAACAGCTTCTCCCCAGATATTCAGATCcaggttctctggcctgcagaAAGTAGAAGCAAAGGGACTGGTAAGGGTAAGGGTGTGTTGGTCAAAGATTTGAGGGCCTGCAGTCCAGCTCTGGGGTTCAATCCCCTTGCAAACCAACAGGGCTCCCCTGATACCCTCAGACAACATGAGGCCAAGCTCCTTATGATGGTGCCCTGCCCAGAGTTCCAGGAGACCTTCTCCAGAGTCTTCTCCCGTGCTGAGCAGTGGCATTTCTGTAGGAGTGAGGATGAGCAGGAGCATGGGGCACTCTTGGATGATTTGCGCTATCTGCATTGGTTTGCCTTGCTGGAAATTCCAGACTTCAACTCACCTGGTATAGCTCAAGTGAGCTGTGTGCTGGCCGAGTCACTGAGGAAAGGTGACacgctgtttgcctgtggctccCCTTTTGGTTCATTTTGCCCAGACATTTTCATTAACACCCTTAGTAGAGGGATAGTGAGTAACTTAGCTGGAGAAGGCAATGTCCTTATTCTGACTGATGCTCGTTGCTTGCCTGGCACCGAAGGAGGAGGGGTCTTTGTGTTCTCTGAAGATGGTTTTAACCTAGTTGGAATAATTGTGGCTCCACTTTGTTGGAAGGCCAATGAATGGATTGGATTGACATTGGTTTGTTCAATTTGCCATATCCTGGAGAATGTCAAGAGTATCTTGGTTGGGTCTGGAAGTTCTATGAAAACCTGGTGGCCTCATGTGCAATTGGTTACTAAGCCTGTTGGGAAGATGGCagtctgccctggccctgcacagcATCTCTTGTCTGCAGTGGTGTTGGTGGAGTGTGGTCAAGTCTGGGGATCTGGAGTGCTGATCAGTTCAAGGCTAGTGTTGACCTGTCGACATGTGGTGAATGAAGCCGCGGGTGTCTGTGTAAGGGTACAGCACAGTCCTGAAAA GGTCTGTGTCCTTAAAGGGAAAGCGGTGTTTACTACAAATGATGATTCTCCCTATGACCTAGCAGTGGTAGAACTAGAAGAAAGCTTACTCTGTTTTGCAAAACCTGTTTTAGCTACTAAGTTTGGTGCAG GAGAAGAAGTGAGTGTTGTTGGCTTTGGTGTGTTTGGCCAGAGCTGCGGCCCATCGGTGACATCAGGAATCTTGTCAGCTGTGATCACTGTGGATGACAAGCCAGTGATGCTTCAGACAACCTGTGCGATTCATGGTGGCTCGAGTGGGGGGGCCCTTTTCTCTACAAACAGCGGAAAGCTCCTTG GGATTGTTGCTAGCAACACAAAGGACAACAGTGTAGGAGCTACATACCCTCACCTGAACTACAGTGTTCCCATCACAGTTCTACAGCCAGCAGTCTTGGAGTACAGCCATACTGGAGACCTGCATGGTTTCCAGGAGCTGAACAGGGCCAATGACAAAATCAGACTCGTGTGGCGGCTCCAAAGAAAGACCGCAGAGGTACCGCACAGCAAGTTATGA